Proteins from a single region of Corylus avellana chromosome ca11, CavTom2PMs-1.0:
- the LOC132165656 gene encoding large ribosomal subunit protein eL28y, whose protein sequence is MATVPDQLVWEIVKRNNCFLVKEFGRGNASVQFSKESNNLYNLNSYKHSGLANRKTVTIQPSGKDQSVALATTKTKKQNKPASLLHKSVMRKEFPRMAKAVTNQVSDNYYRPDLKTAALARLSAVHRSLKVSKSGLKKRNRQNVKTPGRK, encoded by the exons ATGGCGACGGTTCCGGATCAGCTAGTCTGGGAGATCGTGAAGAGGAACAACTGCTTTCTCGTGAAGGAGTTCGGGCGAGGCAACGCCAGCGTCCAGTTCAGCAAGGAGAGCAACAACCTCTACAATCTCAACTCCTACAAGCACTCCG GGTTGGCGAACCGAAAGACGGTGACGATTCAGCCTAGTGGCAAAGATCAGTCGGTGGCGCTGGCGACGACGAAGACCAAGAAGCAGAACAAGCCGGCGAGTTTGCTTCACAAATCGGTCATGAGAAAGGAGTTCCCTCGCATGGCCAAAGCCGTCACCAATCAG GTTTCTGATAACTACTACAGGCCAGATTTGAAGACGGCAGCCCTTGCCAGGCTTAGCGCCGTCCACAGGAGCCTTAAGGTTTCAAAGTCTGGCCTCAAGAAGAGGAACAGGCAGAATGTCAAGACCCCTGGTAGGAAGTGA